The proteins below are encoded in one region of Sulfitobacter sp. SK012:
- a CDS encoding ABC-F family ATP-binding cassette domain-containing protein, with the protein MARTPLLQVNDISLTFGGDPVFDGMSLVVQPGDRLALVGRNGSGKSTLMKVMAGMVEPDGGDVIAGAGVTVGYMEQDPDLSGFATLGDFAAHGLEASEMYRVERAGEGLKFDPARPVETASGGERRRAALARLMASEPELMLLDEPTNHLDIEAIAWLEAELKTARAGFVIISHDRAFLRELTRATLWIDRGEVRRQEIGFGGFEAWRDQMWEEEDTQRHKLNRKIKAEARWAVEGISARRKRNQGRVRALQDLRAERAGQIKRQGAAAMALEAGPKSGRKVAEAINISKGYGDKTIVRDFSLTIQRGDRIALVGPNGVGKTTLLNMLIGREQPDSGEIKLGTNIALALFDQARAQLDGNMSLWDSLTGDPDMRVSGKADQVLVRGQPKHVVGYLKEFLFDEGQARAPVRSLSGGEKARLLLAKIMARESNLLVLDEPTNDLDVETLDLMQELLSTYDGTVLLVSHDRDFLDRVAATTIAMEGDGRATVYAGGWSDYLAQRGQDDFAQSVVKKKVSGAKAEAKITQKTGLSFTEKHRLEALPEDIARLEAEIGKLGELMSDPALFTDHPVKFQKATDALMDRQAKLEAAEEEWLALEEKAASQG; encoded by the coding sequence ATGGCACGTACACCCCTTTTGCAAGTTAATGATATTTCGCTGACCTTCGGGGGCGATCCGGTTTTTGATGGCATGTCGCTTGTGGTCCAACCGGGTGACCGGCTGGCGCTTGTCGGGCGCAACGGTTCTGGGAAATCGACGCTGATGAAGGTGATGGCCGGCATGGTTGAACCTGATGGCGGCGATGTTATCGCAGGCGCTGGCGTGACAGTTGGATACATGGAACAGGATCCTGACCTGAGCGGCTTTGCGACGTTGGGCGATTTTGCGGCCCACGGGCTCGAAGCGTCGGAGATGTACCGCGTCGAGCGTGCGGGTGAGGGCCTAAAGTTTGATCCAGCGCGCCCGGTGGAAACAGCCTCTGGTGGCGAGCGGCGGCGCGCAGCCCTTGCGCGGCTTATGGCGTCAGAGCCGGAATTGATGTTGCTCGACGAGCCAACAAACCATCTGGATATCGAAGCGATTGCGTGGCTGGAAGCCGAGTTGAAAACCGCGCGCGCAGGCTTTGTGATCATCAGTCACGATAGGGCGTTTTTACGTGAGCTAACGCGCGCAACCCTTTGGATTGACAGGGGTGAAGTGCGCCGCCAAGAGATTGGGTTTGGCGGGTTTGAGGCCTGGCGTGACCAGATGTGGGAAGAAGAAGACACCCAACGTCACAAGCTTAATCGCAAGATCAAAGCCGAAGCTCGGTGGGCCGTTGAAGGTATTTCCGCACGCCGTAAGCGCAACCAAGGCCGGGTGCGCGCCTTGCAAGATTTACGTGCTGAACGGGCAGGCCAGATCAAACGGCAAGGTGCCGCGGCCATGGCACTTGAGGCCGGTCCAAAGTCGGGGCGCAAAGTTGCTGAGGCAATTAACATCAGCAAAGGCTACGGCGACAAAACGATTGTGCGCGATTTTTCCCTGACCATACAGCGCGGGGATCGGATTGCGCTGGTTGGCCCGAACGGTGTGGGCAAAACCACGCTGTTGAACATGCTGATTGGCCGTGAGCAGCCAGACAGTGGTGAGATCAAGCTGGGTACAAATATCGCTTTGGCATTGTTCGATCAGGCGCGTGCGCAGCTGGATGGTAACATGAGCCTTTGGGACAGCCTGACGGGCGATCCCGACATGCGTGTTTCAGGCAAGGCTGACCAGGTTTTAGTGCGCGGACAACCCAAGCATGTTGTTGGTTACCTTAAGGAATTCCTGTTTGACGAAGGTCAGGCGCGGGCCCCTGTACGGTCGCTTTCGGGCGGCGAAAAGGCTCGTTTGCTCTTGGCCAAAATCATGGCGCGCGAAAGCAATCTGCTGGTGCTTGATGAACCGACCAACGATCTGGACGTCGAGACATTGGATCTGATGCAGGAGCTTTTGAGCACCTATGATGGGACCGTATTGCTCGTCAGTCACGATCGCGACTTTCTGGACCGCGTGGCAGCCACGACCATTGCCATGGAAGGCGACGGGCGTGCCACGGTTTATGCGGGCGGATGGAGTGATTACCTTGCGCAGCGTGGGCAGGATGATTTTGCTCAGAGCGTTGTTAAGAAAAAGGTTTCTGGCGCTAAGGCTGAGGCTAAGATCACTCAGAAAACCGGCCTTAGCTTTACTGAAAAGCACCGTCTGGAGGCGCTGCCAGAAGATATTGCGCGGCTGGAAGCTGAGATCGGGAAGCTTGGCGAGCTGATGAGTGATCCCGCATTATTCACCGATCATCCGGTGAAGTTCCAGAAGGCGACAGACGCGCTTATGGACCGTCAGGCCAAGCTTGAAGCGGCCGAGGAAGAGTGGCTGGCATTGGAAGAAAAAGCAGCGTCGCAAGGCTAA
- a CDS encoding 3-hydroxyacyl-CoA dehydrogenase yields the protein MQLATTTAIITGGASGLGEATARHFAAQGAQVTLLDRDATRGPQVADEIGGHFVETDVTSETSVQVAIEFALSKMGHITATVNCAGIALGIKTVGRDGPHPLDAFQRTIDINLVGSFNVGRLAAAAMAQNTPDEDGARGVIINTASVAAYDGQKGQAAYAASKGGIVGMTLPMARDLASSGIRVMTIAPGIFKTPMLAGLPDDIQAALAADVPNPARLGDPSEYGRLAAFIIEMGYLNGEVIRLDGALRMR from the coding sequence ATGCAACTTGCCACCACAACAGCCATCATCACCGGCGGCGCATCAGGCTTGGGCGAGGCAACCGCCCGCCATTTTGCGGCACAAGGCGCGCAAGTTACCCTGCTCGACCGCGATGCCACGCGAGGGCCACAAGTCGCAGATGAGATTGGCGGGCATTTTGTTGAAACAGATGTCACCAGCGAAACGTCTGTGCAGGTGGCCATTGAATTTGCGCTCTCCAAAATGGGTCACATCACCGCCACGGTAAATTGCGCCGGAATAGCCTTGGGGATCAAAACGGTAGGCCGCGATGGCCCCCATCCCCTCGATGCTTTCCAGCGAACCATAGATATCAATCTCGTGGGCAGTTTCAACGTTGGCCGCCTTGCCGCCGCCGCCATGGCGCAAAACACGCCTGACGAGGATGGCGCGCGCGGGGTCATCATCAACACCGCCTCCGTCGCCGCCTATGATGGGCAAAAAGGTCAGGCCGCCTACGCCGCGTCCAAAGGTGGCATTGTCGGAATGACCCTGCCCATGGCCCGTGATCTAGCCAGCAGCGGCATTCGTGTGATGACCATCGCACCGGGCATTTTCAAGACGCCGATGCTGGCGGGCCTACCCGATGACATCCAAGCAGCCCTCGCCGCTGACGTGCCGAACCCCGCGCGGCTGGGCGATCCGTCTGAATACGGGCGCTTGGCCGCGTTCATCATCGAAATGGGATATCTTAATGGCGAAGTGATCCGGTTGGATGGCGCGCTGCGGATGCGGTGA
- a CDS encoding GNAT family N-acetyltransferase produces MFDATPATPGHALHQDPSFAAALSLCGQAPVTLPGGLILLHRKLAGIPVAMLPRADPPPDLLAQLKDVGLSRIPLILSPERPLGHMRALRLRKGISTAIIDLQQSDTVRRAALHQKWRNQLCRAEASLLRVTSASLKPDHILLSLNEDQARKRGYANWPAPLTAAFASTAPDQTRLFTASLNGTKVAHMLFLRHGHRATYHIGHSTQQGRAHHAHNLLLWTASCWLAVRGSTSLDLGLLNDSTPSHTRFKLRAGARPQLMGGTWLRWHPLARKAGT; encoded by the coding sequence ATGTTTGATGCCACACCGGCCACGCCGGGCCATGCCCTTCACCAAGACCCAAGCTTTGCCGCGGCCCTCAGCCTGTGCGGGCAGGCCCCTGTCACTTTGCCTGGTGGCTTGATTCTGCTGCACCGCAAACTCGCTGGTATCCCTGTTGCGATGCTGCCGCGTGCCGATCCGCCCCCAGATCTACTTGCCCAACTTAAGGATGTCGGACTGTCCCGGATCCCGCTCATTTTGTCGCCTGAGCGGCCCTTGGGGCACATGCGGGCGCTGCGTCTACGCAAAGGGATCAGCACCGCGATTATCGATTTACAACAAAGTGATACGGTCCGCCGCGCCGCCTTGCATCAAAAATGGCGCAACCAACTATGTCGCGCCGAGGCGTCGTTGCTGCGCGTAACCTCCGCCTCTCTTAAACCCGACCACATCCTTTTGAGTCTGAACGAGGATCAGGCCCGAAAACGCGGCTATGCCAATTGGCCCGCCCCCCTAACAGCAGCTTTTGCTAGCACCGCCCCAGATCAAACCCGTCTATTCACCGCATCACTCAACGGCACCAAGGTCGCGCATATGCTGTTTTTGCGTCACGGCCACCGCGCAACCTATCATATCGGTCACAGCACCCAACAAGGACGCGCGCATCACGCCCATAATCTGCTGCTTTGGACGGCGTCATGTTGGCTGGCAGTGCGCGGAAGCACCTCGCTGGATCTTGGGCTACTCAATGACAGCACCCCAAGCCACACCCGATTTAAGTTGCGGGCCGGAGCACGCCCTCAGCTGATGGGCGGCACATGGCTGCGCTGGCACCCTCTTGCGCGCAAGGCAGGCACATGA
- the tyrS gene encoding tyrosine--tRNA ligase yields the protein MTYHPKSDFIAVMQQRGFLADCTDFQGLDEALLKGAQPGYIGFDATAKSLHVGSLIQIMMLRWLQKTGGKPITLMGGGTTKVGDPSFRADERPLLGPDQIDDNIAGIKKVFSAYLTYGDGPSDALMINNAEWLDGLNYLDFLRDIGRHFSINRMLSFESVKSRLDREQSLSFLEFNYMILQAYDFMELHRRYGCVLQMGGSDQWGNIVNGIDLTRRVIEGEVYGLTSPLLTTSDGKKMGKSQAGAIWLNPDMLSPYEFWQFWRNTTDADVGRFLKLYTEMPVDECDRLGALAGSEINEAKIRLANEVTGLLHGADAATAAEATSREVFERGGVGDDLPTLTLSAEDVGDGISIVQLIVKSGLAGSGKEAKRLISENGARIDDQPLTNAGMMLDAQALSSPIKLSAGKKRHALVQLG from the coding sequence ATGACATACCATCCCAAATCGGATTTCATTGCTGTGATGCAGCAGCGCGGCTTTCTGGCTGATTGCACCGATTTTCAGGGGCTCGACGAAGCTCTGCTCAAAGGTGCACAACCTGGCTATATCGGCTTTGACGCCACCGCGAAATCGCTGCATGTGGGCTCACTCATTCAGATCATGATGCTGCGTTGGTTGCAAAAAACCGGCGGCAAGCCCATCACTTTGATGGGCGGCGGCACGACCAAGGTTGGCGATCCCTCGTTTCGCGCGGATGAACGCCCCCTGCTGGGCCCGGACCAGATCGACGATAATATCGCTGGCATCAAAAAAGTGTTCTCGGCCTACCTCACTTACGGCGACGGGCCATCCGATGCGCTGATGATCAACAACGCAGAATGGCTCGATGGGTTGAACTACCTCGATTTCCTGCGCGACATCGGGCGGCATTTTTCAATCAACCGGATGCTATCCTTCGAGAGCGTTAAATCGCGCCTTGATCGCGAGCAGTCTCTGTCATTCCTTGAATTCAACTACATGATCCTGCAAGCTTATGATTTCATGGAACTTCATCGCCGCTACGGCTGTGTACTGCAAATGGGTGGCAGCGATCAATGGGGCAACATAGTCAACGGTATCGACCTAACACGGCGCGTGATTGAGGGCGAAGTTTACGGCCTGACATCGCCCTTGCTGACCACCTCTGACGGCAAGAAAATGGGCAAATCGCAGGCCGGCGCTATCTGGCTGAACCCTGACATGCTGTCGCCTTACGAATTCTGGCAGTTCTGGCGCAACACGACGGACGCCGATGTGGGCCGCTTCCTCAAGCTTTATACAGAAATGCCTGTCGATGAATGCGACCGCCTTGGTGCCCTTGCCGGATCCGAAATTAACGAGGCCAAAATTCGCCTTGCTAATGAGGTCACTGGTTTGCTGCATGGTGCCGACGCGGCCACTGCGGCCGAAGCCACGTCTCGCGAAGTGTTCGAGCGCGGCGGCGTTGGCGATGACCTGCCCACTCTGACCCTCAGCGCTGAGGATGTGGGGGACGGTATCTCCATTGTGCAGTTGATCGTTAAATCCGGCCTCGCGGGCTCCGGCAAGGAAGCCAAGCGCCTGATTTCAGAAAATGGGGCACGCATCGATGACCAGCCGCTGACAAATGCGGGCATGATGCTTGATGCACAGGCGTTGTCATCGCCGATCAAGCTCAGCGCAGGCAAAAAACGGCACGCGCTGGTCCAACTGGGCTAA
- a CDS encoding anhydro-N-acetylmuramic acid kinase, with protein MENGAGGILSKTGVVAALGVMSGTSLDGVDAAMLYTDGHEISRFGAVAYRSYSATERAVVAAGLGKWSGPEVLAATQVIEHAHLEVLKPFEGAELIGFHGQTLAHAPRIHGTLQVGDGAMLAAALDTPVVWDFRSADVAMGGEGAPLAPFFHFACARHIGAEGPVVFLNLGGVGNLTWVNPQADAPETEGALLAFDTGPANAPLNDLLQARLGIPFDEGGKIAAKGEVEHGALELFLAEPYFARIPPKSLDRNDFAEMVALVSELSDADAAATLTAMCAAGVAEAMQHCPTPPSRVLVTGGGRHNPVLMQMLSVSLDCPVAPVEDVGLNGDMLEAQAFAYLAVRVARGLPTSCPGTTGVRAAVGGGTLSRP; from the coding sequence ATGGAAAATGGGGCAGGCGGGATATTGAGCAAAACGGGTGTTGTGGCTGCGTTAGGGGTGATGTCTGGCACGTCGCTTGATGGTGTAGATGCTGCGATGCTGTATACCGATGGGCACGAGATTTCGCGCTTTGGCGCGGTGGCGTATCGCTCGTATTCAGCGACAGAGCGGGCGGTGGTCGCGGCGGGCTTGGGGAAATGGTCCGGGCCAGAGGTTCTGGCCGCGACGCAGGTGATTGAGCACGCGCATCTGGAGGTGCTGAAACCTTTTGAGGGCGCTGAGCTGATTGGATTTCATGGCCAGACGCTGGCCCATGCGCCGCGCATCCATGGCACGTTGCAGGTGGGCGATGGCGCGATGCTGGCCGCGGCGTTGGATACGCCGGTTGTTTGGGATTTCCGCAGCGCGGACGTGGCAATGGGCGGCGAGGGTGCGCCGTTAGCACCGTTTTTCCACTTTGCTTGCGCGCGCCATATCGGTGCCGAGGGGCCGGTGGTATTTTTGAACCTTGGTGGTGTGGGCAATTTGACGTGGGTCAATCCGCAGGCGGATGCCCCCGAGACTGAGGGGGCGTTGCTGGCGTTTGACACAGGCCCTGCGAACGCGCCTTTGAATGATCTGTTGCAAGCTCGGTTGGGTATTCCCTTTGACGAGGGCGGAAAAATTGCGGCCAAGGGAGAAGTCGAACACGGCGCGTTGGAGTTGTTTTTGGCAGAGCCGTATTTTGCACGTATTCCGCCCAAATCATTGGATCGAAACGATTTTGCTGAAATGGTGGCTCTGGTCAGCGAGTTATCGGACGCCGATGCCGCCGCGACCCTGACGGCGATGTGTGCCGCTGGCGTGGCCGAAGCGATGCAGCATTGCCCGACGCCGCCATCTCGCGTGCTGGTGACGGGCGGCGGGCGGCATAACCCTGTGTTGATGCAGATGCTGAGCGTGAGCCTTGATTGCCCCGTGGCTCCGGTTGAGGACGTGGGACTTAATGGTGATATGCTCGAAGCACAGGCCTTTGCCTATCTGGCTGTGCGCGTGGCACGGGGGTTGCCGACGTCATGCCCTGGCACGACGGGCGTGCGGGCCGCTGTGGGTGGCGGAACACTCAGCCGTCCGTAA
- a CDS encoding NYN domain-containing protein — protein MPNHDRPLLAVLIDADNVPARHAAKIMNEIASIGEPALRRVYGDWSNEHLKSWREPIHTLGLVAHQETANSRGKNATDIGLVIHAMDILHSGKFDAFVIVSSDSDFTALVNRLREDGLTVIGIGEEKTNPALRNVYNRFILVENLKDENESNDSNDTAAKPKADMNHAYQLICNAIARCETEDEWVSSGPVGKNLMAAHPDFDTRSYGFAKLSGLIKALPKLKFANDGNRPLVRLKT, from the coding sequence ATGCCAAACCATGACCGCCCATTGCTTGCCGTTCTGATTGACGCAGACAATGTACCAGCCCGGCATGCGGCCAAGATTATGAACGAAATCGCTTCCATTGGAGAGCCGGCTCTGCGGCGCGTCTATGGCGACTGGTCGAACGAGCACCTGAAAAGTTGGCGTGAACCGATCCATACTCTCGGCCTTGTCGCGCATCAGGAAACAGCAAATTCACGAGGAAAGAACGCAACCGACATCGGCCTCGTCATACACGCAATGGACATCCTGCATTCGGGCAAGTTTGACGCCTTCGTCATAGTGTCCTCCGACAGCGATTTCACAGCACTTGTGAACCGGTTACGTGAGGACGGATTGACCGTGATAGGCATTGGTGAGGAAAAGACCAACCCTGCCCTGCGTAACGTCTATAATCGGTTCATTCTCGTGGAAAATCTCAAGGACGAAAACGAAAGCAACGACAGTAACGACACCGCTGCTAAGCCCAAGGCCGATATGAACCATGCCTATCAACTGATCTGTAATGCAATCGCGCGGTGTGAGACAGAGGACGAATGGGTATCATCTGGCCCAGTGGGTAAGAATCTGATGGCAGCACACCCCGACTTTGACACCCGCAGCTACGGTTTTGCAAAACTGAGCGGGTTAATCAAAGCGTTACCAAAACTGAAGTTTGCCAACGATGGCAACCGTCCCTTGGTTCGCCTCAAGACCTAG
- a CDS encoding cupin domain-containing protein, producing the protein MTADQIIAHLNLAPHPEGGHYRQTWVAENDGRPTGTCIYFLLQAGEHSHWHRVDATEIWLYHSGAPLILSLSASDAGPAKDHLLTPDLSNGAPQIIVPENHWQSARSTGDFTLVSCTVSPGFSFEGFTLAPPGWGIPR; encoded by the coding sequence GTGACCGCCGATCAAATCATCGCGCATCTAAACCTCGCGCCGCATCCAGAGGGCGGCCATTACCGCCAAACTTGGGTCGCAGAAAATGACGGACGCCCCACCGGCACCTGCATCTACTTTCTGCTGCAGGCGGGCGAGCACAGCCATTGGCACCGCGTCGACGCCACCGAAATCTGGCTCTACCATTCTGGTGCGCCGCTGATCCTGTCGCTCAGCGCATCTGACGCAGGCCCCGCCAAAGACCATCTGCTGACACCTGACCTGAGCAACGGCGCACCACAAATCATCGTGCCGGAAAACCACTGGCAATCTGCGCGCAGCACCGGCGATTTCACCCTCGTCAGCTGTACCGTTTCACCGGGGTTTTCCTTTGAGGGTTTCACCCTCGCGCCCCCCGGTTGGGGCATCCCCAGATAA
- a CDS encoding GNAT family N-acetyltransferase — protein MISLRAAETDSDLAAVRTLCWAYRDQLAALSAIEWDLMETFYPAPKYRVLMDALATEHARPSGIILLASDGDTPVGCAMSHALDGDTCEMKRVFVTPAARGKGVARQLCTAVMAQARTDGFTRVLLDTSANLTAARALYTQLGFAERGPYQPVPDFALPHLVFFEARL, from the coding sequence ATGATCAGCTTGCGCGCGGCGGAAACTGACAGCGACCTCGCCGCCGTGCGCACCCTGTGTTGGGCCTACCGCGACCAACTGGCCGCCCTATCCGCGATTGAATGGGATCTGATGGAGACCTTCTATCCGGCACCCAAATACCGCGTGTTGATGGACGCTCTGGCAACAGAACACGCGCGCCCGAGCGGCATCATCTTGCTGGCCAGTGACGGCGATACTCCGGTCGGTTGTGCGATGTCGCATGCGCTCGATGGAGACACCTGCGAGATGAAGCGCGTTTTTGTCACCCCCGCGGCACGCGGCAAAGGCGTCGCGCGCCAGCTTTGCACCGCTGTGATGGCGCAGGCCCGCACCGACGGGTTCACCCGCGTTCTCCTGGATACCTCCGCCAATCTGACAGCCGCCCGCGCGCTCTATACGCAGCTTGGTTTCGCCGAACGGGGCCCCTACCAACCTGTTCCTGATTTTGCCTTACCGCATCTGGTGTTCTTTGAGGCACGCTTGTGA
- the eno gene encoding phosphopyruvate hydratase — translation MSTIIDIHAREILDSRGNPTVEVDVILEDGTMGRAAVPSGASTGAHEAVERRDGDKSRYMGKGVREACAAVNGEIAEALLGMDATDQVELDEGMIELDGTPNKERLGANAILGVSLAAAKAAADYCTQPLYRYVGGTSARVLPVPMMNIINGGEHADNPIDIQEFMIMPVAAQNIREAVRMGSEVFHTLKKELTAAGLSTGIGDEGGFAPNINSTRDALDFVLQSIEKAGYKPGEEIYLALDCAATEYFHDGKYVFAGEGKSLTSEENVDYLAALVNDYPIISIEDGMAEDDWDGWKALTDKLGSKIQLVGDDLFVTNPTRLAEGIKRGSANSMLVKVNQIGTLTETLQAVDMAHRAGFTNVMSHRSGETEDATIADLAVATNCGQIKTGSLARSDRLAKYNQLIRIEEALGETAKYAGRSILK, via the coding sequence ATGAGCACCATTATCGACATCCACGCGCGTGAAATTCTCGATAGCCGGGGCAACCCGACGGTTGAAGTCGACGTGATCCTTGAGGACGGCACAATGGGCCGTGCTGCTGTGCCCTCTGGTGCGTCAACCGGGGCCCATGAGGCAGTCGAACGCCGCGATGGCGATAAATCCCGCTACATGGGCAAAGGCGTGCGCGAAGCTTGCGCTGCCGTGAACGGTGAAATCGCAGAAGCGCTTTTGGGCATGGACGCCACCGATCAGGTTGAGCTGGACGAAGGCATGATCGAGCTCGACGGCACGCCCAACAAGGAACGCTTGGGTGCCAATGCCATCCTTGGCGTATCGTTGGCTGCGGCCAAAGCAGCTGCAGATTACTGCACCCAACCGCTGTATCGTTACGTAGGTGGCACGTCGGCCCGCGTTTTACCGGTGCCAATGATGAACATCATCAACGGTGGCGAGCATGCCGATAACCCCATCGACATCCAAGAATTCATGATCATGCCCGTTGCCGCGCAGAACATTCGCGAAGCTGTCCGCATGGGCTCTGAGGTATTTCACACGCTGAAAAAAGAGTTGACCGCCGCGGGCCTGTCCACTGGTATCGGCGACGAGGGCGGCTTTGCTCCCAACATCAACTCCACGCGTGACGCACTTGATTTCGTTCTGCAATCTATCGAAAAGGCGGGTTACAAACCGGGCGAAGAAATCTACCTCGCATTGGATTGTGCCGCGACGGAATACTTCCACGACGGCAAATATGTCTTTGCTGGAGAAGGAAAATCCCTCACGAGCGAAGAGAATGTCGACTACCTTGCAGCGCTGGTAAATGATTACCCCATCATCTCAATCGAAGACGGCATGGCCGAAGATGACTGGGATGGCTGGAAGGCCCTGACAGATAAACTTGGATCAAAGATCCAGCTTGTCGGCGATGATCTCTTTGTCACCAACCCAACCCGTCTGGCCGAAGGCATCAAGCGCGGCTCGGCCAATTCAATGCTCGTGAAGGTCAATCAAATCGGCACCCTGACAGAAACGCTGCAGGCCGTGGATATGGCACACCGCGCTGGGTTTACCAACGTGATGTCCCACCGATCCGGCGAAACAGAGGACGCAACCATCGCGGACCTCGCCGTTGCCACAAACTGCGGTCAAATCAAAACAGGCTCGCTTGCACGGTCTGACCGGCTTGCTAAATACAACCAGCTTATCCGCATCGAAGAAGCGTTGGGCGAAACGGCCAAATACGCCGGCCGTTCGATCCTCAAATGA
- a CDS encoding DMT family transporter: MDNLRGAALMVMAMFGFAIEDMLIKFMAGALPVGQILAMLGVGGALVFGTIVRFQGQRLAEPAMLAPPILIRAAGEIFGTVCFVTAIVVTPLSSASAILQATPLVVTLGAALFLSEPVGWRRWSAIFVGFFGVLLIVRPGMEGFSPLSLFAVGGVLGLAIRDIATRKASVQVTTMQLSYLGFLAVIPAGVFLMIFSGTPPVALSPRIALIFAATISIGVFAYYAIVAAMRVGEVSFVTPFRYTRMIFALIIGITVFSESPDMPTLIGAAIIVASGIYTVFRERKNRAPSAASLSKPGVPR; encoded by the coding sequence ATGGATAACCTGCGTGGCGCAGCTTTGATGGTCATGGCCATGTTTGGCTTTGCGATCGAGGACATGCTGATCAAGTTCATGGCCGGGGCCCTGCCCGTCGGCCAAATCCTTGCAATGCTCGGCGTCGGCGGCGCATTGGTTTTTGGCACAATCGTTCGGTTTCAGGGCCAACGACTGGCTGAACCTGCCATGCTTGCCCCGCCAATTTTGATCCGGGCCGCAGGCGAGATTTTTGGCACCGTATGTTTTGTCACTGCAATTGTGGTGACACCCTTGTCATCTGCGTCCGCTATTTTGCAGGCCACACCGCTGGTCGTGACGCTGGGTGCAGCCCTATTCCTGTCTGAGCCCGTTGGCTGGCGACGCTGGTCTGCGATCTTTGTCGGATTTTTTGGCGTGTTGCTCATTGTGCGCCCCGGTATGGAAGGCTTTTCCCCGCTTTCGCTGTTTGCGGTCGGCGGCGTTTTAGGCTTGGCAATCCGCGATATCGCGACGCGCAAAGCCTCCGTTCAGGTGACAACCATGCAACTCAGCTATCTTGGTTTTCTTGCAGTCATCCCTGCCGGCGTCTTTCTGATGATCTTTTCGGGCACGCCACCTGTCGCGTTGTCGCCGCGAATTGCGCTTATTTTTGCGGCCACAATCAGCATTGGGGTATTCGCCTACTACGCCATTGTTGCCGCGATGCGCGTCGGCGAAGTCAGTTTCGTCACGCCATTCCGCTACACACGTATGATCTTTGCCCTGATCATCGGCATCACCGTCTTTAGCGAATCCCCTGACATGCCAACCCTTATTGGGGCCGCGATTATCGTGGCATCTGGCATCTATACGGTCTTTCGCGAACGCAAAAACCGCGCTCCATCCGCCGCGAGCCTTTCCAAGCCGGGTGTGCCGCGCTAA
- a CDS encoding AbrB family transcriptional regulator, translating to MRWPQISRSPRDAALTLGAGIVGAVVGWALNAPVYVLLGPAVAVSLLGVAGMRMVVPPQLRDACFVLLGLAVGAGFDSDALGTMIRWPLAFVVIAVMIWITMVLSQKMLVRGFGFDAPSALMASAPGHLSFVIAMATDSGADVARISVTQSVRLLSLTLVVPFAAMAMGVDVGGTVIPQGAPMIWGSVLVLIVLAVLVGQLFARLSVPAPLLIGAMVVSGAGHISGLTPGVMPTVLILPAYLVLGALIGTRFSGVTLALLASSAGAGLAITGVAVGLSTLAAVPVAAALGMPVAHLLVAFAPGGLETMIAMGVVLGVVPGFVAACHMTRLLVLSVLLPVMLARSMALLQR from the coding sequence ATGAGATGGCCGCAGATATCAAGATCACCGCGTGATGCGGCGCTGACGCTTGGGGCTGGTATTGTGGGCGCTGTGGTTGGTTGGGCGTTGAATGCGCCGGTGTATGTGTTGCTGGGGCCTGCGGTCGCCGTAAGCCTGCTTGGGGTTGCGGGGATGCGAATGGTTGTGCCGCCGCAGCTGCGCGATGCGTGTTTTGTGCTGCTTGGGCTTGCCGTTGGGGCTGGATTTGACAGTGACGCGCTAGGCACGATGATCCGTTGGCCGCTGGCTTTTGTGGTGATCGCGGTTATGATCTGGATCACGATGGTGCTTAGCCAAAAGATGTTGGTCCGCGGATTCGGATTTGATGCGCCGTCAGCGTTAATGGCGTCCGCGCCGGGGCATCTGAGTTTTGTGATTGCGATGGCCACCGATTCTGGTGCGGATGTTGCGCGAATTTCGGTCACGCAATCGGTACGGCTGTTGTCGCTGACGCTGGTGGTGCCATTTGCTGCCATGGCAATGGGGGTTGATGTAGGCGGTACGGTCATACCCCAAGGCGCGCCGATGATCTGGGGCTCCGTGCTGGTGTTGATTGTTTTGGCGGTACTAGTGGGACAGCTTTTTGCAAGGCTTTCAGTTCCAGCACCGCTTTTGATCGGAGCAATGGTTGTATCGGGAGCGGGCCACATAAGTGGTCTGACACCGGGGGTGATGCCCACGGTGCTCATTTTGCCTGCCTATCTGGTATTGGGCGCATTGATCGGAACGCGGTTTTCTGGCGTGACATTAGCATTGCTGGCAAGCAGCGCAGGGGCAGGGCTGGCCATCACTGGCGTCGCTGTGGGATTGTCGACATTGGCAGCAGTTCCAGTCGCGGCGGCTTTGGGGATGCCAGTTGCGCATCTGTTGGTCGCGTTTGCCCCCGGAGGCCTTGAGACGATGATCGCCATGGGCGTTGTGTTGGGTGTTGTGCCGGGGTTCGTTGCAGCGTGCCATATGACACGGTTGCTGGTTTTGAGCGTTTTGCTGCCGGTGATGTTGGCGCGCAGTATGGCGCTATTACAGCGTTGA